In Rhodamnia argentea isolate NSW1041297 chromosome 4, ASM2092103v1, whole genome shotgun sequence, the following proteins share a genomic window:
- the LOC115750797 gene encoding stemmadenine O-acetyltransferase-like, which produces MAMKVEAVSTETIKPSSPTPSHLRNFKLCLLDQLAPPFYVPVILFYSSPDDKVVPNSASITGHLKTSLSEALSPFYPLGGRVKGNAIIDCNDEGALYLEAKAHFELSEVRSNPDINQLQQFLPFSPYRVVPNIEKQVIVGIQTNFFDCGGIGIGICICHKIADAASVSAFLTTWSEIALNGIDGEASLITPFLKASELFQPKDINFQMPYGYGAISKEKLSTKRFCFDGESLARFRARFGSATPTRVEAVTALIWKSTVEVARKRPGWNEKYPPSSAAVHPVNIRSRLRPQPLPENALGNLLQNSVAPMIDANEEVELQDFAAG; this is translated from the exons atGGCCATGAAAGTTGAGGCTGTCTCCACAGAGACCATCAAGCCTTCCTCTCCAACTCCATCTCACCTCAGGAACTTCAAGCTCTGTCTCCTTGACCAACTGGCTCCTCCGTTTTACGTTCCGGTCATCCTGTTCTACTCCTCTCCCGATGACAAGGTGGTGCCGAACTCTGCCTCGATCACAGGACACTTGAAAACTTCGCTCTCCGAGGCGCTTTCCCCCTTCTACCCTCTAGGTGGAAGGGTGAAAGGCAATGCCATCATTGATTGCAACGATGAGGGGGCCCTCTATTTGGAGGCGAAAGCTCACTTCGAGTTGTCCGAAGTCCGGTCAAACCCAGACATCAATCAGCTGCAGCAATTCCTCCCATTCTCTCCTTATAGAGTCGTTCCTAACATAGAGAAACAGGTCATTGTAGGGATCCAAACCAACTTCTTCGACTGTGGTGGGATCGGGATTGGCATCTGCATCTGTCACAAGATCGCTGACGCCGCGTCGGTTTCTGCTTTCCTCACCACATGGTCGGAAATTGCTCTCAATGGCATTGACGGTGAAGCCAGCCTCATCACTCCCTTCTTGAAAGCATCTGAGCTCTTCCAACCAAAGGACATAAACTTCCAAATGCCATATGGATATGGGGCCATCAGCAAAGAGAAGCTTTCAACCAAGAGGTTTTGTTTCGACGGTGAGAGCTTGGCACGCTTCAGGGCCAGGTTTGGGAGTGCCACTCCTACTCGCGTTGAGGCGGTGACCGCCCTCATTTGGAAATCCACCGTGGAGGTGGCGAGGAAGAGGCCAGGGTGGAACGAGAAGTATCCCCCATCATCAGCGGCGGTACACCCGGTGAACATCAGAAGCAGATTGAGGCCACAACCATTGCCTGAGAATGCCTTGGGCAATCTATTGCAGAACTCTGTTGCACCAATGATAGACGCAAACGAGGAAGTTGAATTGCAGGACTTTGCAG CTGGTTGA